GAGAAATCTCCGTGGCTGTTTTAGCCAGCGTGGGCACAAATCTGGGGGTCTTCATCCCCATCGCCTTCATGGGGGGCATGTTGGGGCAGATGTTCAACGAATTCGCCCTGACTGTGGTCTTTACCACCCTGGTGTCCCTATACTCCGCCTTTTCCCTGACCCCTATGGTGACAGCCTATTTAGGCGGCGAGCCAAAAGCCCGGTTGTCGCTTTTCGCACGGATTACGACAAGCTGGTGGCAGGTCTTTTTCGACGAACTTCGGCGGTTGCACGTAGGTCTGAGCAAGAGTTGCATGCGTCATCCGATCGTCTCGTTTCTGGTGGTGGCGGCGCTCTGTTTCGCGGCCTATCGGGGAACGTCCTTCATCGGTTTCGATTACATGCCCCGAGAGGATGAAGGGCGCATCAACATTGACGTAGAACTCTCCAGCACAGCGTCCCTGAAGAACACTGACGAAGTTCTCAGGGAGATCGAGAACTATGTGAGCGAATTTCCCTATGTTCGTTTTTACCGTTCCCGAGTGGGAGGTGGGCGTATGAGCGGCACTAACGCTGGCACTGTCTACGTCTACTTGATCGAAGACAAAACCGCGCGGCCCTCTGTTTTTGAAATCGTGGCAGACTGGCGCGCACACTTCGCGCCTCTACCCGACGCGGACGTAGCCATCTCCGGGGCCAGCAGCATGGGAGGTGGTGGAGGCGGCAAACCCATTTCCGTCTCCATCATCGGAGCAGATACCGGCGAGCTGAATCGCGTTGCCGAGGAAGTTATGGCCGCCATGTACGGCACTCGAGGAGTGATGGACGTCCAATCCGACTGGAAGATGGGGCGCGAGGAGGTCCGTTTTTATCCAAACTACCGCCGATTGGGGAGGCTGGGACTTTCCTTCGGCGAGGTGGCCACGGAGGTCAACGGTTACTTGACGGGCTACGAGGCTGGGAAGTACCGCGAGGCCGGAGAGGAATACGACATTCTGGTGAAGCTGCCGCGCAAATGGACCAAGAGCGTGGATAAAATGACGGGGGTTCCTGTGCGGACCCCGGTGGGGTTTTTGCCTCTGGACGACCTAATGGAGGTTCGCCCCGGAACAGGTCCTACCGCTATCAACCGGGAGGACCGGCAGCGCAAGGTTACGGTGGACGCCAACATGGGTCGGGGAATTTCCGTGGGGGAGATCATGATGGAGTTGCAGCCTAAACTGAGCGCCATTGACTTGCCTTCGGGATACCGTCTGAATTACGGCGGAGACATCCGCAACATCAACGAGAACTATGCTAGCATGGTGACGGTGTTGGTCCTGGCGGTCAGCATCACGTTTTTGATGGTGGCGGGGCTTTTGGAATCTTGGGTGTTCGCGATTATTGTGATGGCGACGCTGCCTTTGGCAGCAGTGGGCATTATCCCCATGATGCTGGTTACCAACAGTAATCTTACAGTTTTCGCCCTCTTGGGCATCGTCATGATGGTGGGTATTACGGTAAACAATGCCATTGTTATTTTGGACTACGCGGAGATGCGCCGTCGAGAGGGCATACACTATCGCCGCGCCATCTTGGAAGCCAGCATCACACGCTTTCGACCTATTTTCATGGCTACACTTACCACCCTGGTGGCCCTGGTGCCCATGATCGTGTCCACTGGCGAGGGCGCGCAGCTCAAAGCCCCCATGGCCGTGGTTATGACAGGCGGCCTTGTGGGCGGAGGAATTTTGGCCCTCTACATCATCCCCATGATCTACAACATTGTGTGGAGATTGCGACTCGGAAAATAGTTATAAAAGTCCAATTTTATGGTGGGATTTGGGCGGGGCTGGTTCTCCATCCTTGTATATCCATCCTGATCGAGAAACTCCTTATACCTTGACAAAACTAGCCTCCTTGATATAATTATTTGTGTTCTATGGATTTATAAAGTTATTTGTGATATTGGGCAATTAGTTCAGAGGTAGAACGCTTCCTTGACACGGAAGAGGTCAGAAGTTCGATTCTTCTATTGCCCACCATGAAAATAAGTGTAAAAGTGCCGGGATGGCGGAATGGTAGACGCAGTGGACTCAAAATCCACCGAGAGCAATCTCATGGGAGTTCGAGTCTCCCCCCCGGCATTAAAATGGTATTTCATATTATTCTGAGTTTATTTAAAACCCTGCCAAAAGCAGGGTTTTCCATTTTAAGTATCCTCTACGTATCTCTATAAATCCCCATCGACTCAAGGCAACACAGTATAATAAAATGTATAAAAATATTCCTTATACGGTGGTGGAAAACATGGCGCTAATTAAACTCATGATCAAGCAAGCAAAACCGGAAGAAAAACTTATCTTCTCTCCGACGGCAAGGGGCTCTCTCTGGAAGTCCGATCCAATGGCAAGAAGTACTGGATCATTCGCTATTGGGTGAACAAGAAAGAGCGCCGCACATCTACCGGTCCGTATCCCGGCGTCACGCTGAAGGAAGCGCGTGAAAAGAACGCCGCTCTCCGTAAATTCCTTGATACAGGTAAACCCATTGGCATCGATATGGATTCCATCGTCTATATACTTCGCGTGTAAGACGTTCAATCTCTCGTCCTCTCGTCTAGGTTCCCGTAGCAGTCATGCTTTCCAGAACGTCGTCGGGGAGCGCGGACTCGTGGGGTAGGAAGGGCTCGGCCTCGGTCAAGGCCACTGCCTTCGTTGCCTGCTCAGAGGTGAGTTGTACATTTTTGAAACTGTGATTGGTGAGAATGTTGAAAAGGTTACAGACCGCGTCGATCGCCACGCCGTACAGAGCCGGCTCGATGAGGTCCTCCAGCCACTCTGGGACGTAGGGTAAGTCAATGAGTTCGCTCATCTTCGCCACGGCAGCTTTTTTCTTCTCCGCGCCGGTTTTCCCGGATAGTTCCTTATTACCTTCGTACATGCGTTC
The sequence above is a segment of the Synergistaceae bacterium genome. Coding sequences within it:
- a CDS encoding efflux RND transporter permease subunit, translating into MWLIRSSVRRPVLTTVITLVLILLGSYAYLNMGVALLPKMDIPVVMVRAEYEGAGPAETESTLVKPFEDAIARVEGIKTIRGFARNGNGIVVVELENDVDNTQAAMDIATQVRALSLPDGAKDPSITKFDINARAFMSMVAISDLPTSQVRDIVEEQVAKRLTQLFGMATAEVIGGLDRQIHVEVDPLSLKAHDLSITRLAELIKRSNRNEPAGQIALGAKEISLRFTGEVEDPSLLGYISLTLANGSSITLGDLGEIKDTVEEERRLSRFNGIPAVTLDLVARPNANVVALAEQVYRELEQVQPSLPEGMRLEVIFDNSVYINNSIKNVISDMLMATLLTSVVLYLSLQRFGATLAAVLTLPTSLVATFIVQFLYGFTINMMSSIGLAISVGVLVDNAILVLENIYRYREMGYDALEASERGAGEISVAVLASVGTNLGVFIPIAFMGGMLGQMFNEFALTVVFTTLVSLYSAFSLTPMVTAYLGGEPKARLSLFARITTSWWQVFFDELRRLHVGLSKSCMRHPIVSFLVVAALCFAAYRGTSFIGFDYMPREDEGRINIDVELSSTASLKNTDEVLREIENYVSEFPYVRFYRSRVGGGRMSGTNAGTVYVYLIEDKTARPSVFEIVADWRAHFAPLPDADVAISGASSMGGGGGGKPISVSIIGADTGELNRVAEEVMAAMYGTRGVMDVQSDWKMGREEVRFYPNYRRLGRLGLSFGEVATEVNGYLTGYEAGKYREAGEEYDILVKLPRKWTKSVDKMTGVPVRTPVGFLPLDDLMEVRPGTGPTAINREDRQRKVTVDANMGRGISVGEIMMELQPKLSAIDLPSGYRLNYGGDIRNINENYASMVTVLVLAVSITFLMVAGLLESWVFAIIVMATLPLAAVGIIPMMLVTNSNLTVFALLGIVMMVGITVNNAIVILDYAEMRRREGIHYRRAILEASITRFRPIFMATLTTLVALVPMIVSTGEGAQLKAPMAVVMTGGLVGGGILALYIIPMIYNIVWRLRLGK
- a CDS encoding Arm DNA-binding domain-containing protein; translation: MEVRSNGKKYWIIRYWVNKKERRTSTGPYPGVTLKEAREKNAALRKFLDTGKPIGIDMDSIVYILRV